A part of Sparus aurata chromosome 19, fSpaAur1.1, whole genome shotgun sequence genomic DNA contains:
- the rmdn1 gene encoding regulator of microtubule dynamics protein 1, with protein MAGMVLTRCVSRTLLSASGAKAIRIRGNNRHYRTTSGKTATAGTAGGAAFLLGLPALSCLAYEAYRRVQSSAVVQALEKEEVLEQADYLYSCAETEKLYQLLLQYKDSDDAEFLWRLARASRDLSLLPNMEAERKKQLVFEALEYVTKALERDDKCFAAHKWYAVCLSDVGDYEGVKVKIGNSYIIRDHLETAIKLNPMDATSIHILGYWCFAFAELPWYQRKVAAVIFASPPSSTYEEALEFFLKAEEVDPNFYSKNLLMLGKTYMAMKDKEKALLWLTKAKDYPAHTQEDKEVHKEAVDLLKKLG; from the exons ATGGCTGGAATGGTGTTGACGCGGTGTGTGAGCAGGACTTTACTGTCAGCCTCTGGTGCGAAAGCCATCAGAATCAGAGGCAACAACAGGCATTACAGGACAACTTCAGGGAAGACTGCCACTGCCGGGACT GCTGGAGGAGCTGCATTCCTCCTGGGGCTCCCTGCACTTTCCTGTCTGGCTTATGAGGCTTATCGCAGAGTGCAGAGTTCAGCTGTGGTCCAGGCTTTGGAAAAAG aggaggttctggagcAGGCTGACTACCTGTACAGCTGTGCAGAGACGGAGAAGCTgtaccagctgctgctgcagtacaaggacag tgaTGATGCAGAGTTTCTGTGGAGGCTGGCCCGTGCGTCCCGCGACCTCTCCCTCCTGCCCAACATGGAGGCCGAACGGAAGAAGCAGCTGGTTTTTGAGGCCCTGGAATATGTAACGAAGGCACTGGAGAGGGATGACAAGTGTTTCGCTGCACACAAA TGGTATGCCGTATGTCTCAGCGATGTCGGGGACTACGAGGGCGTCAAGGTGAAAATCGGAAATTCATACATCATCAGGGACCATCTAGAG ACAGCCATCAAGCTTAACCCCATGGACGCTACTTCCATTCATATTTTGGGTTACtg GTGCTTTGCTTTTGCTGAGCTGCCATGGTATCAGCGCAAGGTGGCGGCGGTCATTTTTGCATCGCCGCCTTCGTCCACCTACGAAGAG GCTTTGGAATTCTTCCTGAAAGCTGAGGAAG TTGATCCAAACTTTTACAGCAAAAACCTGCTGATGCTCGGGAAGACGTACATGGCCATGAAAGACAAGGAGAAGGCACTGCTCTGGCTAACCAAAGCAAAAGATTACCCTGCTCACACACAGGAGGACAAGGAG GTCCACAAAGAAGCCGTCGACCTCTTGAAGAAGCTCGGGTGA
- the wwp1 gene encoding NEDD4-like E3 ubiquitin-protein ligase WWP1, with the protein MATASSRAESSHNHRGTSQLHAIVSCAKIKRKKSLFGTSIYVEVTAEGESRRTAKSHSSSSPKWDERLILNVTPHTKVDFKVWSHNTLKADALLGKATLDLIQALEQHDRKLENVKEVLKLSVEQKGALVPIGELTVYLDGLTVTDQEDLAPLTNGNAANGTKVQQNGDTIHENGDSSSSSSRAANSSVNGTDFGPRSGFCSASNGLDGQVPSSSCSPTLSHVVNGDATPNSTPVHQASDSDTESRTVNGESCDAALGPSSATIGDVLPPADNHEDSNQDATVPESDTAPNSTSQLLPTSTQAPASSSAAKPTDGVAAATSSTFTSPAQGATTATTTTTTNTNTTTTTTTTTTASSSSTSSSPAQGEANASGGGGGSSSNSATVTTDGAKPRQQVPNAGAADPLPPGWEQRKDPHGRTYYVDHNTRTTTWERPQPLPPGWERRVDDRGRIYYVDHNTRTTTWQRPTMESVRNFEQWQSQRSQLQGAMHQFNQRYLYSASMMSAENDPLGPLPPGWERRVDSNDRVYFVNHNTKTTQWEDPRTQGLQNEDPLPEGWEIRYTREGVRYFVDHNTRTTTFSDPRTGKSSVTKGPQIAYERSFRWKLAHFRYLCQSNALPSHVKITVSRQTLFEDSFQQIMALKPYDLRRRLYVIFRGEEGLDYGGLAREWFFLLSHEVLNPMYCLFEYAGKSNYCLQINPASAINPDHLSYFCFIGRFIAMALFHGKFIDTGFSLPFYKRMLNKKLILKDLESIDPEFYNSLIWIRDNNIEECGLEMYFSVDMEILGKITSHDLKPDGTNVLVTEENKEEYIGLMAEWRFSRGVEGQTKAFLDGFNEVVPLQWLQYFDEKELEVMLCGMQEVDLQDWQRNTVYRHYTRNSKQIIWFWQLVKEVDNEVRLRLMQFVTGTCRLPLGGFAELMGSNGPQKFCIEKVGKDTWLPRSHTCFNRLDLPPYKSFEQLKEKLLFAIEETEGFGQE; encoded by the exons ATGGCCACGGCCTCATCTAGAGCAGAGTCTAGCCATAACCACAGAGGAACGTCACAGCTCCATGCCATTG TTTCCTGTGCCAAAATCAAGAGGAAGAAGAGCCTGTTTGGGACTTCCATTTATGTGGAGGTGACAGCGGAGGGGGAGTCGCGGCGCACAGCGAAGTCTCACAGCTCCTCCAGTCCTAAATGGGATGAGAGGCTAATTCT GAATGTAACACCGCACACAAAGGTGGACTTCAAAGTATGGAGTCACAACACCCTGAAGGCAGACGCTCTGCTGGGCAAAGCCACGTTAGACTTGATTCAAGCCTTGGAGCAgcatgacagaaaat TGGAGAATGTGAAGGAGGTGCTGAAACTGAGTGTGGAGCAGAAGGGAGCTCTGGTTCCCATAGGGGAGCTAACTGTCTACCTAGATGGCCTGACTGTGACTGACCAGGAGGATCTGGCACCACTTACCAACGGCAATGCGGCAAATGGCACCA AAGTCCAACAGAATGGTGATACCATCCATGAAAATGGAgactcatcttcctcttcctcaagGGCTGCCAACAG CTCAGTGAATGGTACAGATTTTGGCCCAAGGTCAGGTTTCTGTTCAGCCTCCAACGGTCTGGATGGTCAGGTGCCTTCGAGCTCCTGCAGCCCCACCCTCAGTCATGTAGTCAATGGAGACGCCACACCCAACTCTACCCCAGTCCACCAAGCCTCAGACAGCGACACAGAGAGTAGGACGG TCAATGGGGAGTCCTGTGATGCTGCTCTGGGTCCATCATCTGCTACAATAGGTGATGTACTGCCCCCTGCAGACAACCATGAGGACAGCAATCAAGATGCCACCGTGCCAGAATCTGACACGGCACCAAATAGCACATCTCAACTCCTGCCAACCTCCACACAGGCTCCGGCCTCCTCTTCTGCTGCTAAGCCTACTGATGGCGTCGCTGCTGCTACTTCCTCCACATTCACCTCCCCAGCCCAGGGGGCCACCACcgctaccaccaccaccaccaccaacaccaacaccaccaccaccaccaccaccaccacaacagccTCTTCATCATCAACCTCTTCCTCCCCAGCACAAGGGGAAGCAAATGCttcaggaggtggtggtggtagcAGTAGTAACAGTGCAACTGTAACTACCGATGGGGCCAAGCCCAGGCAGCAGGTCCCCAATGCTGGAGCCGCAGATCCTCTCCCACCAGG aTGGGAGCAGAGAAAAGACCCACATGGGAGGACATACTATGTAGACCACAACACCAGGACTACTACCTGGGAAAGACCACAGCCACTACCACCAGG TTGGGAGCGCCGAGTGGATGACCGGGGCAGGATCTACTATGTGGACCACAACACCCGCACCACCACGTGGCAGCGTCCCACTATGGAATCAGTCCGCAATTTTGAGCAGTGGCAGAGCCAACGCAGCCAGCTGCAGGGAGCTATGCACCAGTTTAACCAGAGATACCTCTACTCT GCATCCATGATGTCTGCTGAGAATGATCCTCTTGGCCCGCTACCCCCTGGTTGGG AGAGGCGTGTGGACTCCAATGACCGAGTGTACTTTGTCAACCATAACACCAAGACGACGCAGTGGGAGGACCCCCGAACTCAAGG GCTACAGAATGAGGATCCTTTGCCTGAAGGTTGGGAGATCAGGTATACAAGGGAAGGAGTTCGCTACTTTGTGGATCACAACACCAGAACCACCACTTTCAGCGACCCACGCACTGGAAAGTCCTCTGT CACTAAAGGCCCTCAGATTGCTTATGAGCGCAGCTTCAGATGGAAGCTTGCCCATTTCCGCTACCTGTGCCAG TCCAATGCCCTCCCTAGCCACGTGAAGATCACCGTCTCCAGACAGACGTTGTTTGAAGATTCTTTCCAGCAA ATTATGGCCCTGAAGCCCTACGACTTGAGGAGGAGACTGTATGTCATCTTCAGAGGCGAGGAGGGTCTCGACTATGGTGGCTTAGCCCG AGAGTGGTTCTTCTTGCTGTCCCATGAAGTGCTGAACCCCATGTACTGTCTGTTTGAGTATGCCGGCAAGAGCAACTACTGCCTGCAGATCAACCCGGCCTCAGCCATCAACCCAGACCACCTCTCCTACTTCTGCTTCATTGGCCGCTTCATTGCAATG GCGCTCTTCCATGGCAAGTTCATCGACACCGGCTTCTCTCTGCCTTTCTATAAACGCATGCTGAACAAGAAGCTGATACTCAAAGACCTGGAGTCCATTGACCCAGAGTTCTACAACTCACTTATATGGATCAG GGACAACAACATTGAAGAGTGTGGTCTGGAGATGTACTTCTCAGTGGACATGGAGATCCTGGGCAAGATCACTTCTCATGACCTCAAACCCGATGGCACCAATGTTCTAGTGACTGAGGAGAACAAGGAGGAGTATATCGG TCTGATGGCAGAGTGGAGGTTCTCCCGCGGGGTGGAAGGTCAGACCAAAGCTTTCCTGGACGGCTTCAACGAGGTGGTTCCACTTCAGTGGCTTCAGTACTTTGATGAAAAGGAGCTTGAG GTGATGCTCTGTGGCATGCAGGAGGTAGACCTGCAGGACTGGCAGAGGAACACTGTGTACCGTCATTACACAAGGAACAGCAAACAGATCATCTGGTTCTGGCAG CTGGTGAAAGAAGTGGACAACGAAGTGCGACTGCGGCTCATGCAGTTTGTCACCGGAACCTGCAGGCTTCCTCTTGGCGGCTTTGCTGAACTCATGG GAAGTAATGGGCCCCAGAAATTCTGCATTGAGAAGGTGGGGAAGGACACATGGCTTCCTCGGAGCCACACATG tttcaacCGTCTGGACTTGCCTCCTTACAAGAGCTTCGAACAGCTGAAAGAGAAGCTGCTCTTTGCCATCGAGGAAACGGAAGGATTTGGCCAAGAATAG